The genomic segment CAAAAACTCAAAAAAAATACTTTATTCAAATGATTATGTTATTAATGCATATGATGATAATATTGATGTATATAATTCATATAGAGATATTATATATAATTTAAATATAGACTTTAAAGATATTATTATAAATAATGAGTTATTATATATTTTAAAAACAAACTCTATTGAAATATACAATTTAAAAAATGGGAAATTTCAAAAAAATATTCCCGTTGAACAATCATATGAGAGTATAAAAATAATTAATAATAATATTATATTATACTCGAAAAATAGAATTGATATTTATGATAACAATTATGATAGAATTTTAAATTTAAATTTTGATAATTCCATACTTAATCTATATTTTTTAAAAGATAATTTTATTGTTAACTTAGATAATAAAATTATTATTTTTGATTATAATGGAAATATCATTAAAGAATACAAAATCTCGGCAAATTTAATAGGATTAAATGCTAATATTATGTTATTAAAAATAAATCATATATTATATGTGCTTTCATATGATAATCAAATGTATAAAATAGATGATAATGTAAGATCCGCTTATTTAAATAATGATAATATTTATATAGAAAAAGATAGAAGCTTAACTATATATAATATTTATTCTAAAGAAAAAAATGTATTAAACTTAGATTTTGATTTTAATAAAGCATTATTTTTTGAAAATGACATTATTTTAATTGGACAAAAAATATATTCTGTTGACTATAATGGAAATATATTATGGAAACAAGAATTTAATACACAAAATATTAAATCAAATATTATTATTACAGAAAAAAATACAATTATTTTCTCCTTAAATGATGGTACATATAATAAAATAATAGAGTTATTTGATAAAAATATTTCTTTAGATTTAAAAGAATTAAAATTAAACTTTGAAAAAAATGAAGTTCCTATTATAAAAGAATCAAAATTACCTACTCCCGTTCTTTTGAATCCAAAAAATAATGAAAAAATATCAAACTTTTCTGTTATTTTATCTTGGACATTACCAGAATATGAAAGTGAATCTGTAATATTTGAAGTACAACTAAAAGCTGTAAGTAACGGAATTATGAAAAATATATCCTTTAAAAATATTAAGACTAATAATATTTTGATTCAATTAGATGCGAATACAAAATATTTTTGGAAGGTTATTGCTAATGATAATAATGAAAAATCAGAAAGTAATTGGAATACGTTTTTTACTGATGACTTATCATTTATCTTTAAAAGAATTAAGCTAAATGAAGAACAAATGATAATAGATGCTAAAATTCTTAATGACATTATTTATTTTACTGGTTATACCAAAAAAGACAAATCTCTAAATTTATTATACGGGCAAATAAACACAAATTTCTTAAATTTAAAAGCATGGGATTTTTCTAATAATAAATATGGTCAATCTATAGATATAACAGATGATGGTACAGTTTTAATTGGAGGATTCTCAGCAGAGAAAGATGTAAGAGGAGATATGTTATTATACTCATTAACTTCTGATGGCAAGGTTCTTTGGAATACAGAAAGAGGTAGTTCAAAAAGAGATGTTATAAATGATATTTTATATGATGATAATTATTTATATTATATTGGAACAGTCGGCACTGATAATATGGAAACAAATTTTCAATTTGCAAAATATAATTTAAAAGGATATAGAATTTGGTCAAGAGAATTTGGTGGTTATGAATTAGAATTTGGAAGTAAAGTAAAAAGAATAGATAAATATTCTTTTATTGTATTAGGAAGCACAAAATCATTTGGTGAGGGCGGATATGATTATTATATTATTAAAACAAATGAATTAGGACAAAAAATTTGGGATTTAACCATTGGTACTTCCAAAGATGATTTAGCTTCTGATTTATTTATTCTAACTAAAAATGAATATATTATTTTAGGAACATCATTTGGAGATACATTACAACCATTAATTACAAAAATAGATAGCAATGGATATAATTTATTTGAAAAAATTATACCTTTTGCAAATGATGTAAATTTAGTAAAAGGTCAATTATATAAAAATTATATATACGCTGTAGGATGGTTTAGATATAATAATTCATTAAACAGAATGGGTATTATAACAAAATTTGATGTTAATGGTAATTTAATTTTTGCAAAGATTTTTGATATTGATAATCAAGATACCGTATTTACAGATTTAATTATAAAAGATGATAAATTATTTTTAATAGGTTTTTCTGAATATCCAGAACCAAATTCTAGAGATATAATTTTCATTCAAACGACAGAAGAATATATACAAAATAATTTTAAAGATGCACAATGATGGGGGATTAATATGACAGATTATAATAAAAGATTAAGCATATTTGTAATAGTATTTATTTCATCATTATACATAAATTCTATTTCACCTTTAATGACAACTTTTCAAGAAAATTTTAATATTTCAATATCTCAATCTTCAGCATTACCATTTACTAATACTATAGGAAATATATTATTTGCAACAATTGCTGGTTTTATTATTTCTATTATAGGATTGAGAAATAGTTTAATATCAGCATTATCATTTTTAATATTGAGTATAATTATTTTTATTTTTTCTAATAATTATATAGGATTGATATTAGCAATGTTCTTTGTTGGGGGTGGTTTAGGACAAATCTTTTCTGTTACTACTTCAATGTATGATCATTTGGATGAAAAATTACAAAATTATGGGTTATTTCATGCGTTTTTTGGTTTAGGTGGAATAATTGGGCCATTATTTGTTTCACTCTTTTTAAAATATAATTTGGGTTACAGAAGTTTATTTTGTGTATATTTGGCTTTAATATCTTCACTATTATTATATATAGTAATAGCAAAAGTACCAGAAAATATTAAATACGAGTCATTTTCTTTAGCCGAAGGATTTTCATTGATTAAAAAAAGAATAGTAATAGTATCTTTAATAATGCTTATGTTATATGCTGGTTCAGAAATTGGTAGCATAACCTGGGCAGCAAATTTATTTAAAAATTCATTTAATTTTACAAAAGAATCTGCTGCTATATTTATTAGTCTTTTTTGGTCTTTATTTACATTTGGTAGGGTTATTGCAGATAAATTATACTCTCTTTTCAAAGAAAAAACATCATTATATTTACCAATATTAGCATCTATCACAATATTAATACTGGTTTTTTCAAAAATACCTATTATATTTGCATTATATGGTTTTTTCTTAGGTCCTATATTCCCAGCAACACAAAAATATTTAAATGCTCATTTATCTCATAGGGAAGTTGGATTAATATCCGGTCTTGTTTTTGCAGGAACTGGTGTTGGTTCTATGATTATTACTACAACAATGGGATTTATAGCTGATTATAATGTTATAATAAGCTATTTATTACCTTTTTCTATATTGATTTTAATTGGATTATTATCATTATTAAGAGAAAGCAAGTAACTCTTGCTTTCTTTTTTATTATATTATATAATTAATTAGTTAAACTAATTAAGAAAGGGGTTATATTATGGGGGACAAATTATTTAAAAGTACAGATATCAAAAAGATTTCATTTTTAAGTAGCATAAATATTCATCCAAAGGAGAAAAAATTTGTTTTTGTAAAAACTAATATGATTAAAAATGAATATGAAAGCTATATTTATTTATCATCATTTTCAGGAAAAGTTAAAAAATTTGCTAAAGGTAAGAATCCGTTATGGTCTCCTGATGGAAAATTACTATTATTTACAGATAAAAAAGATAAGGATTTTAAAGGTCAAGAATTATATTTAATACCATATGATGGAGGAGAACCATTTTTATTAACAAAAATAAAAAATGGTAATTGTTCTGATATTAAATGGTCTGAAGATTCAAAAGGAATATATGCAATAAAAAAAGTGGAAGAAGAATACGATTCAGATGTTAGAGAAATCGAAAGTCTTCCAGTTTGGCAAAATGGTGGTTCTTTTATTGAAAGATTTAAATATTCTCTTGTATATATAACAATCAATGGAAAAGAAAAAGAAATTAAGCCACCAAAAGATGATTTTGACCCAATATTTATTTCATTGTATAAAAATAAACTAACAGTTATTACAAGAAAAGATATAGTAAATTATCCTGCTGAAACAGAAATATATGTATATGATTTAAATAAAAAACAATGGAAAGAAATTTCTCTTTCATTTAAAAAAGTATATTGGCTTGAATGGGTAGATGATAGACATTTTGTATTTTTAGGACATGATAGCAAATATGGTTTAAACACCAATATGCATTTGTATTATTATATAAACAAAAATAAAATTATAGATTTATTTGGCGATTTAGATCTTTCATTTGGAAATTCTTTAAATTGTGATGTCAGATTTGGTTCAACAAGAAAAATAAAATTAATAGATAATACTGTATATTTTGTTGTTACTGAAAAAGAAAGAGCACCTTTATATAAAGTTACTATTGATGGTAATTTAGAAAAGGTTTTAAAAGACGGATCTTGTGAAGATTTTGATATTATTGATGAT from the Marinitoga litoralis genome contains:
- a CDS encoding fibronectin type III domain-containing protein; translation: MFASNIPSNIFPLKLLKPSTTYYWKIVAKDGKNKYESPLWSFTTRNYYNGELIWVSIIKNSKKILYSNDYVINAYDDNIDVYNSYRDIIYNLNIDFKDIIINNELLYILKTNSIEIYNLKNGKFQKNIPVEQSYESIKIINNNIILYSKNRIDIYDNNYDRILNLNFDNSILNLYFLKDNFIVNLDNKIIIFDYNGNIIKEYKISANLIGLNANIMLLKINHILYVLSYDNQMYKIDDNVRSAYLNNDNIYIEKDRSLTIYNIYSKEKNVLNLDFDFNKALFFENDIILIGQKIYSVDYNGNILWKQEFNTQNIKSNIIITEKNTIIFSLNDGTYNKIIELFDKNISLDLKELKLNFEKNEVPIIKESKLPTPVLLNPKNNEKISNFSVILSWTLPEYESESVIFEVQLKAVSNGIMKNISFKNIKTNNILIQLDANTKYFWKVIANDNNEKSESNWNTFFTDDLSFIFKRIKLNEEQMIIDAKILNDIIYFTGYTKKDKSLNLLYGQINTNFLNLKAWDFSNNKYGQSIDITDDGTVLIGGFSAEKDVRGDMLLYSLTSDGKVLWNTERGSSKRDVINDILYDDNYLYYIGTVGTDNMETNFQFAKYNLKGYRIWSREFGGYELEFGSKVKRIDKYSFIVLGSTKSFGEGGYDYYIIKTNELGQKIWDLTIGTSKDDLASDLFILTKNEYIILGTSFGDTLQPLITKIDSNGYNLFEKIIPFANDVNLVKGQLYKNYIYAVGWFRYNNSLNRMGIITKFDVNGNLIFAKIFDIDNQDTVFTDLIIKDDKLFLIGFSEYPEPNSRDIIFIQTTEEYIQNNFKDAQ
- a CDS encoding MFS transporter, which gives rise to MTDYNKRLSIFVIVFISSLYINSISPLMTTFQENFNISISQSSALPFTNTIGNILFATIAGFIISIIGLRNSLISALSFLILSIIIFIFSNNYIGLILAMFFVGGGLGQIFSVTTSMYDHLDEKLQNYGLFHAFFGLGGIIGPLFVSLFLKYNLGYRSLFCVYLALISSLLLYIVIAKVPENIKYESFSLAEGFSLIKKRIVIVSLIMLMLYAGSEIGSITWAANLFKNSFNFTKESAAIFISLFWSLFTFGRVIADKLYSLFKEKTSLYLPILASITILILVFSKIPIIFALYGFFLGPIFPATQKYLNAHLSHREVGLISGLVFAGTGVGSMIITTTMGFIADYNVIISYLLPFSILILIGLLSLLRESK
- a CDS encoding S9 family peptidase; amino-acid sequence: MGDKLFKSTDIKKISFLSSINIHPKEKKFVFVKTNMIKNEYESYIYLSSFSGKVKKFAKGKNPLWSPDGKLLLFTDKKDKDFKGQELYLIPYDGGEPFLLTKIKNGNCSDIKWSEDSKGIYAIKKVEEEYDSDVREIESLPVWQNGGSFIERFKYSLVYITINGKEKEIKPPKDDFDPIFISLYKNKLTVITRKDIVNYPAETEIYVYDLNKKQWKEISLSFKKVYWLEWVDDRHFVFLGHDSKYGLNTNMHLYYYINKNKIIDLFGDLDLSFGNSLNCDVRFGSTRKIKLIDNTVYFVVTEKERAPLYKVTIDGNLEKVLKDGSCEDFDIIDDNLIYINQDFLNLPEVYYKNKKLTKFNDKIIKNYTIKPPYYLKVKSEDNTELDVWYLPPYTKESKGTILEIHGGPKTAYGDSFMFEFQLLASNGYGVIFTNPHGSEGYGNDFADIRGKYGTIDYRDLMKAVDAVVEKFDLDKNKLGVTGGSYGGYMTNWIVTQTDKFKAAVTQRSISNWYSMYGTTDIGYYFVTDQIGGHPWENKEKYIESSPIFHVDKAKTPLLLIHSLKDYRCWVPEALQFYTALKVRGVKTKLALFPDENHELSRSGKPDHRIKRYNLIIEWFDDNIK